CCCGGGCGCAGCCGCAGCTTCTGCACCAGGTTCTTCGGAAGCTCCGCGTCGTCCGGCGAGGGCAGCAGGTTGCGCTTGAGCTGCCGCAGGTAGGCGTTGGGGCCCTTCACCTCGGTGTCGAGCACGCCCTCCACCGGCGCCAGCGAGGGCTGGGGTGCCGGCTGATGCTGCCGCGGCTGTCCACCCTGATGGACCGGGTGGCCACCCTGTTGTCCGCCCTGCGGCTGTTGCTGCTGGGCCATCCGCTGCTGGTGCTGCTGCAGCTCCTGGGGCGTCAGGAACACCTGCTGTTGCTGACCGTCCGGACCGGGCACCAGGCGGTAGGCCTGTCCTTCCGGGGTGAAGTGCACCTGTGCACCCCGGCGGCGGCGGCGGCGACGGCGGCGGCGGCCTCCACCCTGGCCGGGCGGGCCTCCACCGGGCTGTCCCGGCGCGGGCGCCGAGCCCTCGCCGTCATCGGGGCCCTCGTCGCCCTCGTCGTCACCATCATCCACGTCCGGCGGCGCCTCGGCACGGGCGGCCATGGGGGACGGGAGGTCTCGGGGATCGCGGTTATCGGTTTCGCTCATGGTCTACGGGAAGTTGCGGTGCCCCCTGTGAGGGGGTCCCCCGGCGGGAGCCGCGCGGAGTCGATGACTGTGGGACAGAAGCCCGGCGCGGGGTCCTCGGGAAGGCCCTCGCGTTGGCGCGAGCCACCCGCCGACCGAACCGCCGGCTCCTGGAGCGTCCCGGCGGCTCGAGGCCGACCGGAAAGCGCCATACAACACTAACAGAGGACACGCCCGGAGCCCTGAGAATTTCGCGTTTCGGTGTCCTCCTTGTGGCTCAACGGACAGTCAGGGTGAAGGGTTGGGAGGCCTTCAGTCCTGGCTCCATCATTCCCGGAGAATCCAGACCCGTCTCCCGGATGAGCCCTCGCACGCCCGGTGGGAGGGCGGGCTCGGGGGCGGGGAGGAGGTCCGCCAGCACCCCTGGCTCTCCGCCCATGGAGGACAGCAACCCGCGAGCCTCACCCAGCACCACCAGGTCCAGCTCCTCCCCGTCGGGCACCCCCGCCCGCTTGCGCGCCGACGCCACCGCCTCCACGAAGCCGCCCAGGGAGTCCACCAGCCCCCGCTCCTTCGCCGCCGCGCCGGACCACACCCGCCCGCGCGCCAGGGTGTCCACCCGCGCCTTCTCCAGGCTCCGCGAGGCGGCCACCTGGGTGATGAAGTCGTCGTAGGCCGAGTCCACCCAGGCCTGCACCGCCTTCCGTTCCTCCTCCGTCCAGGGCCTCCAGGAGCTGAGCAGATCGGCCATGGGCGCGCGGGTGAGGGTCTCCTGGTTCACCCCCAGCTTGTCACCCAGCAGGCCGCGCAGCGCGGGCTTCAGGAAGAAGACGCCGATGCTTCCCGTCAACGTGGTGGGGGCCGCCCAGAGCTCATCGGCGCCCATGGCGGCGTAGTAGCCGCCCGAGGCCGCCACGTCCCCCATGGAGGCGATGACGGGCTTGGCCTTCTTCGCCTCCAGCACCGCCCGGTACATCAGCTCCGAGGCCAGCACGTCGCCTCCGCCCGAGTCCACCCGCACCACGATGGCCACCACGGAGGGGTCCTTCCGGGCCCGCTCCAGCGCGAGCGCCACCGTCTCCGCCCCGGCGATGGCCTCGCCTCCCAGCGGCGAGCCGCGGCTCTTTCCCCCGGAGATGTTGCCCAGGACGGGCACCACGGCGATGCGGCGGCGGCCACTCCAGCGCAGCTCCCGCTCGTTGCGCGGCGAGTAGGTCGGGTCGTAGCGGGCCCCGGGCGCCAGGGCCTCCAGCTTCGCGTTCAGCTCCTCGGGGAGCAGCACCCCGTCGATCAACCCCAGCTCCTTCGCGCGGGCGGCGGTGAGGATGCCCGCCTTCCAGGACTCCCGCAGACGCTCGGGAGGGATGTTGCGCGTCTTCGCCACCTGCATCTCGTAGTAGCCCGTCTGGGTGTCCAGGTAGGCCTCGATCGTCTCGCGCTGCGCGGGACTCAGGTCGCGGCGGGTGAGCTGCTCGGGGGCCGTCTTGTAGTCGCCCACGCGCGCCACGTCCCAGGTGACGCCCAGCTTCTCCATCGTCCCGCCCAGGTAGGTGACGCTGGCGGACAGTCCGTTGACGAGCAGCGAGGAGCCGGGCAGCGCGTACACCTCGTCCGCGGCCGAGCCCACGAAGTAGGCCGTGTCATCCACGCTGTAGAGCACCGCCATCACCCGCTTGCCAGCGGCGCGCAGCCTCAGCACCGCCTGGCGCAGCTCCTCCGCCTTGGCCCAGCTCACGTCCGGCAGACCCGACACCTTCAGCAGCACGCCCTTGAGCCGCGGATCCTTCGCGGCCTCGTCCATCCACTTCAGCAGCTGGATGTACGGGTCGGATCCGGTGATGCCGAGCAGCGACAGTCCGGGGTTCCCCCGGGCGCTCAGCCGGTCATCCAGGTCCAACATCGCCACCGAGCCCGCGTCGAGGCGCACGGCCGGGTACTTCTGGCCGGAGAGGCGCACCGCCACCACATGGTCCAGCCCGTCCCGCTCCGAGCCTCCGGCCGCGTAGGTGACGCCGAAGTTCGAGGTATCGAGCGTCAGGGCGACCTGCAGCGCCAGCGAGCGATCCGTACCGAGCCCCTGCGAGAGGCCCGCTCCCAGGCGCACACCGGAGACGAGGTGGCCCAGCACCGTATAGGTGAGGCGCCCATTTTCCCAGTCGCCTTCCCGGGCGAGGTAGTCCGCGCTCAGCGTCAGGTTCTCGCCGAGGGGGCGCAGGCCCACGGCCAGGTTGTAGCGGCGGGGCAGGGAGTAGGGCCCCTCCTCGGGAGCGCTCACGTCCTTCACCACCAGGCCCACGGAGAGGAAGCGCGTGGGGCGGACGGTGAGGCCCAGGTCGAAGCTGGAGAGCCAGTCCAGCGCGTCGTCGCGCGAGGAGTACCCGTTGTAGGCCGCGCCGAGCGACAGCTTCTCCCCGCCGAGCGCCAGGCCGAGGGACGTCTTCCGGTAGTCCGGCAGCCCCCGCCCGCGCATCCACTCCATGCTGAAGCCAGCGCCCAGGCCGCCCAGCAGCGTGCTGCCGAGGTACAGCCCATCACCCAGCTGGTCGTGCGCGAGGTCGCGCTCGTGCAGGTAGTACAGCTGGGCGGGGCCCACGTAGCGCAGGCCGGCGGGGTTGACGGTGAGGGCCGTGGCCTCGTCCACCAGCGCGGCGGAGGTGGGGGGCAACGTCACCCCGCGGGGGGGCGTGGCCGGCTGGAGGACGAGCGCCGGCTGTGCGAGCGCGAGACCGGGCAGCAGCAACAGGGAGAGGAGGGCACGCATGGCCCTCGGACTCTAGGCCCCGCGCTCCGGTGCACAAGCGCCGTGTCTCACCAATCTTCGGTTCCGTTCACTCCCTCCAGCGGATCCCCCTTCTTGGACTTCTTCTCCTGGATGCGCCGCTTGCCGCCGCGATCCTCGCCGTTCCACTCGTCCGTGCCGTGGGCGTTCTCCAGCGGATCCGACGACTTCACCACCTTCTCCCCGCCGCCCTCGGCATTGTTCACCAGGTGATTCACCAGGCGGTTGACCTCCGACTTGAGCTGGCCGAACTCGTCGCCCTGCAGCACCACGCGCTTGCTGCCGAGCCGCTTGCCGGTGCGCATCTCGAACAGGCCCAGCACCAGCTCCGTGGTGTTGTTGTCCGGCATGTCGCGCACGGTGCCCACCAGCCCCTGCTCCAGCCCGAGCGACTTGCCCATCCCCGCCACCGACGGGTTGGAGACATTGCCCCCACGCATCACCTCGGAGGCCACGCCGTCCAGCTTCGTGTCATAGGCCTTGTAGGCGTCCGTCGGCTGAAGCGCGGTGCT
This is a stretch of genomic DNA from Archangium violaceum. It encodes these proteins:
- the sppA gene encoding signal peptide peptidase SppA; translation: MRALLSLLLLPGLALAQPALVLQPATPPRGVTLPPTSAALVDEATALTVNPAGLRYVGPAQLYYLHERDLAHDQLGDGLYLGSTLLGGLGAGFSMEWMRGRGLPDYRKTSLGLALGGEKLSLGAAYNGYSSRDDALDWLSSFDLGLTVRPTRFLSVGLVVKDVSAPEEGPYSLPRRYNLAVGLRPLGENLTLSADYLAREGDWENGRLTYTVLGHLVSGVRLGAGLSQGLGTDRSLALQVALTLDTSNFGVTYAAGGSERDGLDHVVAVRLSGQKYPAVRLDAGSVAMLDLDDRLSARGNPGLSLLGITGSDPYIQLLKWMDEAAKDPRLKGVLLKVSGLPDVSWAKAEELRQAVLRLRAAGKRVMAVLYSVDDTAYFVGSAADEVYALPGSSLLVNGLSASVTYLGGTMEKLGVTWDVARVGDYKTAPEQLTRRDLSPAQRETIEAYLDTQTGYYEMQVAKTRNIPPERLRESWKAGILTAARAKELGLIDGVLLPEELNAKLEALAPGARYDPTYSPRNERELRWSGRRRIAVVPVLGNISGGKSRGSPLGGEAIAGAETVALALERARKDPSVVAIVVRVDSGGGDVLASELMYRAVLEAKKAKPVIASMGDVAASGGYYAAMGADELWAAPTTLTGSIGVFFLKPALRGLLGDKLGVNQETLTRAPMADLLSSWRPWTEEERKAVQAWVDSAYDDFITQVAASRSLEKARVDTLARGRVWSGAAAKERGLVDSLGGFVEAVASARKRAGVPDGEELDLVVLGEARGLLSSMGGEPGVLADLLPAPEPALPPGVRGLIRETGLDSPGMMEPGLKASQPFTLTVR